DNA sequence from the Neomonachus schauinslandi chromosome 16, ASM220157v2, whole genome shotgun sequence genome:
GTCTTTTCAACATAATAGCCACACGAATTTAAGTGTCTCCCTTTTGTAGCAagttaacaatttttttcaagattttatttattcataagagagagaggcagagggagaagcagatcagagagccccatgcgggactcgatcccaggacgctgggatcatgacctaagccgaaggcagacgcttaaccatctgagccacgcaggcgccccaggttAACAATTTTATTGGACAACAAGTGTGTCCCTTCTGTTTTTGGTTGTTGGACCCTACAAGGATTAAATTAGATTACACATGTAACACTACATAACGTTTAtccgtgcctggcacagaggaggcacacaaaaaaatatttgctgatgtAATTAATTTGATACACCATGTAGAGGAGCAGTCACTTAAAAGTGGCAAACAAACGGGATTTCGGTATATccatttaaattgtattttctttctttcttttttttttttttttttaagatttatttatttgacagacagcgagagcaggaacacaagcagggggagtgggagagggagaagcaggcctcccgcggagcagggagcccgatgcggggctcgatcccaggaccctgggatcatgacctgagccgaaggcagacgctcaacgactgagccactcaggcgcccgtattttctttttcttgacggAGAGAATGAAGCGTTGAAAGGCCAGTGAAGTGGATAGACTCTAAGTGGGCAAAACAAACCCAAAGCGCTGAGCGAACAGATTCAGGCACTAGGAGGCAGAGCTGCACTAACTTCTCCGACGGTCCCGCCTCCGCCTCTTTGTCCCTGCCctggtctccccccacccctgcggTGCCTCGTTCCCACTGCGGTGCCCTGAGCCGTGATGAAGCAGTTTCCGCCCTAACAGGGGTGGTCCGGCGCCTCCTGCTCTCGCGAGGACTGGCGGTCGAACACATTTCCTCTTTGCTCCACCGCTGGGTCCCCCATCACAGTTCCGCCCTTACTACCCCCCACTTCCGGCCCGAAAAGCCACCCAGAGAGGGGGTTGCACCGCGGGGGCGCGGGCAGTGGTCGGGTCCCTCTTTCCTGCCCATCCAAATGGCCCACAACTTCCGCCACCACCGTCTCTCCGCCGCTGTTCCTTCCGCCACGATCGACGCAAACGAAGCCACACACCCCCAGCTCAGCACGGGAGCTTTACTTCGCTCCGGGAGAGGAAAGGGCGGGGAAGAAGCACGCCTCCATCCCCTCGCCCTTCGCTTTTCCCTTCGCCAGCCCGCCTCATCACCACACACCCTCCCACCTCCGCCGCGGCGAAGCCGCAGTCGCCCTGAGAGAGGCGGGGCTGCTCTTCTGGCCCCGCTCTCGCGAGCGCTCAGACCTCTCGCGAGACCCGACGCCCGACTTGTGCGCCCGGGAAACCCCGTTGCTCCCTTTCCCCTGGCTGGCAGCGCGGAGGCCGCACGGTAGGGCGGGCGCTCCGGTTCGGGCTGGGCGCGGGGCGTCAGGGCCCGACTCCCCACCCGGGAGCGCGTGCCGGCGGGCTCCGGGGCGACTGCGTGGGGCCGCCCCGCCCCCTGGAGCCGCAGCCACGTGCGAGCGGCAGGCCCGGACATGCCCGGTCGGCGCGGTCCGGGAACCGAGACTGGGCCAGGTGGGCGGCGTGGCTGCGGGGAGCGCCCCCGATTCGGGGGCTGGGGTCTTCTAGCGTTTCCACAACGGCGCCAGGCCGTGCTTGTGCGACCCGCAGAGACCGTGAGCGGCGGTGAACTCGAGCACCCACAGGCTCCGGGGCCTTTAGGGCCCAGTCCCGAAGCGGGACCTTGGGAAGTAACGGGAGTGCGGCGGTTTCAGTCGCGTGGGAGCGAGGTCCCGGCTCCTCTCAGTCGTCTGCACTGGTCCTGAGCTCACATGCTTGTTCCTTCTGTCTCAGATGCCTGGAGTTACTGTAAAAGACGTGAACCAGCAGGAGTTCGTCAGAGCTCTGGCAGCCTTCCTCAAAAAGTGAGTGTGGGGACCGGGGCTTCACGGCGGATGGAGGCTGTGGTCTTTGCCTGGCTCCTTGGCAGGCGTTGTTTCTctccccggggcgggggcgggggggggggcttgtgTGAGGTCTCAGAGTGGAGTCCGCTTGTCTGCGTGAGGCCTGGGTTTGGCTTGTAGCTGGGTTTCAGATGCTTTGTATTCTGGGACACATGGGGTTCCTGGTAACCTACAGTTGTGCTGAGCAGAGGGGATTGGGGGGTGGAGTTTGTGCAGACTCCTGAATCGTGCCTTTCTCACTGTTGGTCCCAGGTCTGGGAAGCTGAAAGTCCCTGAATGGGTGGACACTGTCAAGCTGGCCAAGCATAAAGAGCTTGCTCCCTACGATGAAAACTGGTTCTACACACGAGCTGGTGAGGAACTGGGGCCTCTGGGGAGTTGGGGCCTGGGTGACCTGTGGCACGGACCATATCTCCCCATTTTGTCTGTGAGCCCAAGATTGCAAGAGAGGTGAAACTCTTTATAGTTGACCTACAGTGTGAGGAGAAACCTCAGACTGTCTCTGCGTGCTTGTGTGACACTCAATAACTTCACATTCTGAATCCGTTTCTTCATTTGTAGGAGGTTTATGTAAGGACTGGTGGCTTCTTCTGAGCCTCCACGGAAATGCAGGGTCAAATGAGTGTTCGTATTTTACTTAAAGGTGGTGTGTTTTAGAGGGAGGCATTTATCTTTCTATGTTCATGGGGTCTAGACTCAAATTCTTCTCTACTGCTTAACTGTGTGACCTCCATCTGTGTGTGCCTCTTGTGGTCCTCTCTAAAATGGGGCTATGACTGTACCATTGCAGGATTGTAGTGGGAATCAGATGAGCTTATGGCTGTTAAAATGCTATAAACTGTACCTATGGGAGGGCAATCTTTCAAGAAAAGTTAAAGGTCTTGTTTTTATTCAGATCATCAGGCCAGCTTTTTCCTTGTCTCTCTAGTAAGTTATTCCTAAGAGGTTAAGGTCTGGCCAGGTCCCTCCTTGCTCTAAATCTTCGTAAGTCTCAAGTGCCTAAAAGAAGGCCTTATGGTCACCCTGTAACCATGGCAGCCCCCTCTCTTTATTAGTGTCCCAGTGATGACACCTTGGAAGGAATGACTTAAATGTAGCATCTGATAGCACAGTGCTAATTTTCACCTGTCCTTGACATTTCAAGTTTCTCCAAGCTGTCACCCCACGAAGGCCTAACTTAGGGATTGGAGGGTGGAGGGGTCAGTGCAAGATTGTTCAGGTGGCAGCCTTTGCACAGGCCTTCACTAAGGGCCCTCAGCCTCTGCAACTATCAACCTTCCTCTGTGACATAGGGGCTCCCTCCTGGCCAAAGCTTGTCTCCAGATAGGAAGTATGTGGGAAGCAAGCATTGAGAAAACTTCAGGAAGACCTTGAGAAGAGTTGGCCTCGGTACAAGTTGCCTTGGTACTTCAGAACACGGAGCGTTTCGTAGATTTGTGGTGCACTCATGCGTGAAGTGTCATGAGATCCACTCTAATTTAGGCTCTAGACTGGGCACAGGGGCCAACATGACTCGGCCACAGCCTCAGACCCCTGAGGATGAAACTGTCAACTCTCGTGTGGGTAGGGTGAGTGGCATATGGTGGGAATCGCTGCTGtgcttttagaaagaaaatggggggaggggacgcctgcgtggctcagtcgttaagcgtctgccttcggctcaggtcatgatcccagggtcctgggatcaagccccgcatcgggctctctgctcagcaggaatcctgcttctccctctcccactccccctgcttgtgttccctctctcgctgtgtctctgtcaaataaataaataataataataaaaaaatcttgggggaaaaaaaaagaaaatggagctgGTGGAGGGAAGCTGATGTGACTTCCCCGGGCACATCAGTGTTGGAGCCTGAATGAGACCACCACCCCATCTACCCGTCTTGGGAAGCAAGGCTGCCTGGCCCTGAATGTTCTTTGGCAGTGCCCCAAGAATCAGTTGGTCAAGGCagctttggatctaaaatgagaaATTCTACTAGCTTTTTCTTATGGTCaggtaaatatatgtattttgcttAATCTGTTTTACCAAAAATCTCCCAGGTAGTACTGGTGGTTTCTGTTTCATGGTGGTTGTCAGGAAGGTCAAGTAACATGTCAGCTAGTGATGCCACAGTCTGCCACTCCCATGCCATCACTTGAGGCGGGGTTTCCAGCTCTCTTCCCTTGGCTCATTTCATACTTTATGTTTTTGTAGATGGGGAAAGATAAGTGGGAAATTAGATAAAGACTCTGGGCAGTACACATAGATGAGTCTTATTGTGGCTGTGGTCCTTTTCTGCCCACTATGCCCCTTCTCTGGCAACTCACACTGAGTGTACATCTTCTACCTGCCCTCCTGGTCTCCCTTTTTTAAGATTCCCAAAtgcctttttaagattttttatttatttatttgcagcctgatgcagggctcgatcccaggaccccgggatcacgacccgagccgaaggcagacacctaaccgactgagccacccaggtgtttcCCAAACTCCTTTTTTGACCTCACTTTCCCAGCTGCCTTAGTGGCATAGTATGGGGGTTCTAGACCCAGGTCTGTTAAGTACCTTTTTGTTGGGACACCACCATGCCTATTTGTTTACATCCACACCAGAGGCAGAGTTGCAGTTGTGACAGACCACGTGGCCTACAAAACCGAAAATACTGACTTtgacccttggggcgcctgggtcgctcagtccttaagcgtctgccttcggctcagatcatgatcccagggtcctgggatcgagccccgcatcgggctccctgctcggcgggaagcctgcttctccctctcccactccccctgcttgtgttccctcacttgctgtgtctctctctgtcaaagaaataaaatcttaaaaaaaaaaaaaaaaaatactgactttgTCCCTTTATAGGAGAAGTTTGCTAGCCTGGAGTGCTCCCACCTAGTTAGGGTTAGCTCATACTCTGAACAAGTCAAGTCATAGAAGATACTTCATTaccaaagaggaaactgaggtacaaacAGGTGAAATGAccctgagagagagcatggcacaCTAACTCCAAAACCAGAGTCTGTGCTGTATTTGCTTTATTCCTTCTCTGGATTATGGGGCCTTGGCCTTTTGTCCCCTCGGGGGTCTGGAACCAAGCACAGTGGGGCAGTGGTCTGTCCTGGGAGGCTGAGCTCTGGCAGTAGGTGGTGTGGGGATTGACTTCATGGAGTGACAGGTGCTGAtctctggtgggggtgggggtgataaAAACAAGGCAAATGGCAGAGCCCACCTGAGGGTGCTCTGGAAAAGGGACAGAGCTATAGGAGTAAGAAGTACCAAGGCACAGTGGTGAAGGGTGAGGTAGGTAGGGCTAGAAAGAACCTGTGTCAGGAGCTGCTCTAAGAGGAGGGGCAGCGTCAAGGAAAGACCATCGTAGGGTTTTGTGAAGGGGGTGTTGCAGTGTcgccttgggcaagtctcttgaCTTTTCAATTCTCAGAAGGTCCtgcttgggagggagggaggggagactcCCATTGTGTCTTGTCAGCAAGCAGCTCTGAATTGGGACATCTGAACGCGTTTTATTTACTATAGGATGGAACCTGGTCCTCTCTGCCCCCTGCTGTGTTAGTGTCAGGATCAAGGCCTTGGAGACTGTGCAGGAACAAGTTAAGGGGTGACAAGGTCGGGAAAGTGATTCTGTCCTTAGAAGcttagcggggcgcctgggtggctcagttggttaagcgactgccttgggctcaggtcatgatcctggagtcccgggatcgagtcccacatcgggctccctgctcggcagggagtctgcttctccctctgaccttcccccctctcatgtgctctctctctcactctctcaaataaatgaataagtaaaatctttaaaaaaaaaaaaaagcttagcgGAGAAGGGTTGAGGGCAAGATCTATCTGGGAGGCCTCCTTTCCCCACTTTGTGACTCTGTAGGTCAGGACGGGATCACAGATCTGAACTTAAAGCCAGCTGTTGAGACGCTGAGCTGCAAAGACGCTTGTGCAGCTTCGTTGGGCTGCGGTGCTCCAGTGCACCCTCCCTTGTGACCGTCCTCCAGCTGGCAGCCCGGTGCTGGTCCCTCCTTAACGGTTGGAGGTGTGGAGTGACTAGTGGTTACTAGGGACGGGATTTCCCAAGAGGAGCACAGCAGAAAGCCTTCAGAGGGACTTAAGGAGAAGCCAATTGTGATGACACCTGGCTCGCTGTGACCCTCATAAACAGCAGCTAGGATGGCCTGGATTTGTGATGCTACAACTCCACTTCAAAGGGATTGAGACCTGGGTCTCAAGTGGGGTCGGGGGGGGTGTGGAAAACAGGTCAATATTTTGTAGAACTCGTGTATTTCGACTGTAATACCTTTTCAGTTTGTGGAGTTTAACACTCTGCCTTGTAATGGGTCAGGAAAATCATTATCAACCGGGTTGGGTTGGGGGACACCTAGGCTCGTGACGTCTGACACCACACCAGGTAGTTTtatgcagctttaaaaaaaaattaacggaGCCCACCATCCCTTCCTTGAAGAAACTGATACGTTGAACTTGGCTGGAGCTTATTCTCTGCCACTCCTCGGGATTTAAGGAAGTCGTGCCCTTTAGGTACCGTGGCCCAGACCACCTGAATCCGGGGTGGACTCTGAACAGCTGATGAGGAGCAGTGCTGGGATCCAGACCCTATGTTACCAGACAGCCCAGGGGTTGGCCACCCCTTTTCATGAAGCCCAGATGAGAACCGGGCGGAACATTGGTCCGGTCTTGGCCAGGCATCTCCTGGGCGTCTGTGTGTTTAGGAGTATTCATCTCACCCCCTTCGTGAGGATGTCCtgctctccccagccctgggtaCAGCCCAAGTGGGAGAGCAGCTCTCCAGCCCGGTCAGGGCGTAGCCTGGGACAGGCTCGAGAGGAAGGGTGGTAGGTGTTGGGCATGCGAGCTGGTCTTAAAGTCTGGAGTTCTCCAGTGATATCACTGGAAGGGGAGTTTTGGTCTTGGAGGTGTGGTGGGGTAGGAAGAACCAAGGAGAAGAGTTTTAAAGTGAGCAGAGGCCGGAAGCAGTGAAACTGAGGAGCGGTTGTATGGTGGTCCTGATAGGTGGGGAGAGTTTCGGCTGTGCTGTGGCTCCCAAAGCCGTGGCTGTATCCGGAGACCATCttacgggggtgggggtggggaacaagTGGTGTGGAAGAAGTActctgggaggggcaggctgAGGGGAGGAGTACCCACTTCACCCCCACCCCGAGCTGGCCACACTGGAGGGTCATGGACATGGCCTGGCACCAGCTCTTAGGAGTAAGTAGTTACTGACGGAGTGAATCCTGAGTCCCCCTCTGATCTGTAGAACTAAAGCTTACGTGCTGGGCTCTAGGGGCCCTGGAATGACCTGGAGTCCCTGTATCAGGCCCTAATGCCTCCACATTGCAGCGGCCCCCTGAGGTAGAAAGCCTGAACGGTCTGGAGGGGCTGTCCCTCAGAGCTGTGTGACATGAGGCCAGTGAGTATCCTCCGGAGcctgtttgcttttctgtgaagGAGAATAGTAGACACCTGGGCAGTGCTCACAGCCACGCTCTTCTCAGGGACTGTTACTCCTGATTCTCAGATGAGGGTGAGTGACTTGCCAAGGCCATACCATCAGGCCGGGTCCTGAGGCCATCTTACTGCCTTGGGGGAGAGAACGAAGAGCAGATGGCACAGGACCCGGTGGAGAAGCGGTCCTGTTGAACAGAACAGTGAGGGACCGGGGACTTGCCCAAGCCAGGCTAGGGATGAGAACCCTGTGTCCGTGGGGGTATCCCCATTCCAGGTTGCATGGGGTGTCCGCTCTAGCCCTGAGTTCTCCGGGGCTGAGGGGCTCGGGGAGCTGCACTCAGGTGGCGGCATGGCCCTTCGCATTGCCCTGCTGTCCCTCGGGCCTGGGCATGTGGAGATGGACAGTCACGGCTTAAGCATTCGCTAGGGTCTACCCGCAGGACAGAGTCCTCCCTCACAGCAGCACAGCTGTGGCAGGCCCTCTGGTCTCCCCAGCTGGGCACAGGGTGCAGGGAAGCTTAGCTGCAGGATAGCTAGCGGCGGGGGCCTGGTACTGGGTCTTGGTGTGTGTTCTCCGTTCCGCAGGCTATATAATGGGAAGAATTagtggccacacacacacaattgataGGTGTGTGACCTCGAGCAAGGCCCTTCCCTCGGCCTGCCTCAACTGTGGAGAGGAGTCTTCTGTGCTGGAGAAGGGTCCTCACATCTCCTgcccaccgcccccgccccccccccccccagcttccaCAGCACGGCACCTGTACCTCCGGGGCGGCGCTGGGGTCGGCTCCATGACCAAGATCTACGGGGGACGTCAGAGAAACGGGGTCATGCCCAGCCACTTCAGCAGAGGCTCCAAGAGCGTGGCCCGCAGGGTCCTTCAAGCCCTAGAGGGGCTGAAAATGGTGGAAAAGGACCAAGATGGgtaagcaggggcagggggatggcTGGGAACGGGTGGTGAGGAGACTTGGGGTCAGATCACCTGTAATGAAGTTGTCTAGAGCCATCCTTCCCCACATGGAGAGGTGCCAGGTCTGTCCTGCACGGTGTGCAGCTGCCCCTCAGGCAGGCAGGGGATTGTGCAGAAAAGCGAACAGTGAGGGGCCTCACCCCGACCTCTCTGGCTGACTACCCTGAGCTCCAGGAAGGTAATTTGGCGACTGTCCGCTTTCATTAGCCTGCTCGTTAACTTTTCCCAATTGATTTTTCGGGGCTTTTGATCTAATGCTTGCACAAACGACACCCCGGCAGCTCCCAGGGGGgctcccactcctgcccccagCTCGTTAGAATGCAGCCGACCGGGGCCCTCAGTGGGACTTGGCTGCTGTCATGTGGTCCCATGGCCAGGTGCCTTCTTGGGAAGCCTGGCTCACATCTAGGAGGGGCCTGGCAGCGACAGGGCTGAGAGCCTGCACTAATGGGGGGCTGCTTGACTGTTCTCCCACAGGGGCCGCAAACTGACACCTCAGGGACAGAGAGATCTGGACAGAATCGCTGGACAGGTGAGGCCTGGGTGTGCCAGGGCTGGGTCCCTTAGTCACTGCCCGGGGAATTTTCAGAGCCTGGGCTTTGTTAGATCAGAGTTTCCTCCTCTGGAGGTCACAGCCCAGCCTGGTGGGGGTCAGAGGAGGGCTGGCCtgtggtggggcgggggtggcggGTGCAGGAGAAAGAACATTTCTGACTGACTTCCTGCTAGAGCTGGTTGGAAATGTGGGTGCTGGAGTGCAGCTGGGCTTGTTTCTCATGCAGGACATGTTCCTGCACACACAACTCCCTCTTCCCAGGTCAGCCTTCTTAGGATTCTGGCTGCACTGTTTCCTCCTATTCTTCATGCTTGCTGAGCACCAGATGGGAAGGCTTTGGAGAGGGGGAGGCAAGCCAGCTCAGAACTCAGGTCTCCGTCCAGATGACTGTCTGGCTGGACACCTTGGGGCAGAGTCCGTTTGCCTGGAGCCAATCTCCCCGTCTGTGGAG
Encoded proteins:
- the RPS19 gene encoding 40S ribosomal protein S19, which translates into the protein MPGVTVKDVNQQEFVRALAAFLKKSGKLKVPEWVDTVKLAKHKELAPYDENWFYTRAASTARHLYLRGGAGVGSMTKIYGGRQRNGVMPSHFSRGSKSVARRVLQALEGLKMVEKDQDGGRKLTPQGQRDLDRIAGQVAAANKKH